One Camelina sativa cultivar DH55 chromosome 3, Cs, whole genome shotgun sequence genomic window carries:
- the LOC104778112 gene encoding probable flavonol synthase 5: protein MDDERNHNTSPSSFPYLSKQLARSTLEGSADVPVVDLSVSDEELLVHELTKASQEWGVFQVVNQGIPTELMQQLQVVGKQFFDLPEAEKEAMAKGEDFEGYRRNYLEGIEAWDEHLFHRLSPPSIVNYEYWPKNPPQYREVNEEYTRHMKKLTEKILGWLSDGLGLPSVALLQSLGGETAEYLIRINYYPPSPKPELALGGAAHTDIGAITLLIPNEVPGLQVFKDEQWLGVNYINSALVVFIGDQLMRISNGRYKNVLHRPTLDKERLRISWPFFAAPRDDMSVGPLPELTGDENPPKFQTIVYKDYLKETMKNWALDKLYSL, encoded by the exons ATGGATGACGAGAGAAACCACAACACATCTCCTTCGTCTTTCCCATATTTGAGCAAGCAGTTGGCGAGATCAACTCTCGAAGGAAGCGCCGACGTTCCCGTGGTTGATCTAAGCGTTTCTGATGAAGAGCTTTTAGTGCATGAGTTGACGAAAGCGAGCCAAGAATGGGGAGTTTTTCAGGTGGTCAACCAAGGGATTCCAACGGAGCTGATGCAGCAACTGCAAGTGGTTGGGAAGCAGTTTTTCGACCTCCCGGAGGCAGAAAAGGAAGCTATGGCCAAAGGGGAGGACTTCGAAGGATACAGGAGGAACTATCTAGAAGGTATTGAGGCTTGGGacgaacatctctttcacagaCTCTCCCCGCCCTCAATCGTCAATTATGAATATTGGCCTAAGAATCCTCCCCAATACAG GGAGGTGAATGAGGAGTACACAAGGCATATGAAGAAGCTAACGGAGAAAATTCTTGGTTGGTTATCAGACGGACTAGGGTTACCCTCCGTGGCGTTGTTGCAAAGTTTAGGTGGCGAAACGGCAGAGTATTTGATTAGGATTAATTACTACCCGCCGTCTCCAAAACCGGAATTAGCCTTAGGAGGCGCGGCCCACACCGATATAGGGGCAATCACGCTCCTCATCCCCAATGAGGTTCCTGGTCTACAAGTCTTCAAGGACGAACAATGGCTGGGCGTAAACTATATCAACTCCGCTTTGGTTGTTTTCATCGGCGATCAACTCATG AGGATTAGCAACGGGAGGTACAAGAACGTGCTTCACAGACCAACGTTGGATAAAGAAAGGTTGAGGATTTCGTGGCCGTTTTTCGCTGCGCCTAGGGATGATATGTCCGTCGGACCTTTGCCAGAGCTTACCGGAGACGAGAATCCTCCAAAATTCCAGACTATagtttataaagactatttgaAGGAGACGATGAAAAACTGGGCGCTCGACAAGCTTTATAGCTTATAA
- the LOC104778113 gene encoding probable LRR receptor-like serine/threonine-protein kinase At1g51860, translated as MKSIINYGYSLLLIIIAFACFQSVETRSQSGFISLDCGLVPKNTSYTEEITKITYISDADYIDSGLIRIINDSYKTVLQQHTWTLRSFPEGVRNCYNFNLKANLKYLIRGTFVYGNYDGLNQIPMFDLYIGPNKWTSVTLDGVANATIFEMIHVLPQDRLQVCLVKTGETTPFISALELRLLDNNTYVTQSGSLMSFARIFFPKAASFLRYDEDLYDRVWVPFSETETVSLSTDLLVDTSTNSYNVPQNVANSAITPSRATLPLNIWWNLQNTNAQIYIYMHFAEIQNLKSYETREFNITYNGDQVWESYFRPNNLSITTIFSKTALSSSDGLFNFTFTMTKNSTRPPLINGLEVYTVVENLLPGTYQDEVSAMMNIKKTYGLSKKISWQGDPCSPKIYRWEGVNCSYLASDQPLITSLNLTSSGLTSIIPHDISNLIQLRELDLSNNDLSGGIPNFLADMEMLKLINLRGNPKLNLTVPDSIQRRITNKSLTLLIDEIPSEKLGIKFLLVAIFGSVACVIAFLAIFTICFILRREKQRAPSNENRSIGTKERKFTYSEILKMTNNFERVLGKGGYGRVYYGNLDGTQVAVKMLFHSSVDQDYKHFKAEVELLLRVHHTNLVGLVGYCDDGDNLALIYEYMANGDLRENLSGNRCGHVLTWENRMQIAMEAAQGLEYLHNGSRPPMVHRDVKPTNILLNEVFQAKLADFGLSRSSPVDGESSESTIVAGTPGYLDPEYYGTNLLSEKTDVYSFGVVLLEIITNQPVIDSNRVKAHITEWVGFMLMEGDIRNIIDLKLMGEFDTNGVWKAVELALACVNPTSIRRPTMTHVVMELKECLDSEIARKQGNQEMYSNDYIELSFSPTSRFSPGPR; from the exons atgaagtctATTATTAACTATGGGTATTCGCTCCTTTTGATAATTATAGCTTTTGCCTGTTTTCAATCAGTCGAAACTCGATCTCAATCAG GATTTATTAGCTTGGATTGTGGATTAGTCCCTAAGAACACAAGCTACACCGAGGAGATAACGAAAATAACATACATATCAGACGCCGATTATATCGACAGTGGATTGATCAGAATTATCAATGATTCATACAAGACAGTGTTACAGCAACACACTTGGACCTTAAGAAGCTTCCCTGAAG GTGTAAGAAACTGTTACAACTTCAATCTCAAAGCTAATCTCAAATATCTGATTAGAGGAACTTTTGTCTATGGGAATTATGATGGTTTGAATCAAATACCCATGTTTGATCTTTACATTGGTCCTAATAAATGGACTTCTGTTACATTGGACGGAGTAGCTAATGCTACGATCTTTGAGATGATCCATGTCTTACCACAAGACCGTCTTCAAGTTTGTCTTGTCAAAACAGGAGAAACGACACCGTTTATATCGGCATTGGAACTTCGTCTGTTGGACAATAATACTTATGTTACTCAAAGTGGATCGTTGATGTCTTTCGCCAGAATTTTCTTTCCAAAGGCTGCATCGTTCCTAAG GTATGACGAAGACTTGTATGACCGAGTTTGGGTTCCATTCAGCGAAACTGAAACGGTGTCGTTAAGCACCGATCTACTGGTTGATACAAGTACCAATTCCTACAATGTGCCTCAAAATGTGGCGAATTCCGCAATTACCCCTTCGAGAGCTACTCTTCCTCTCAACATATGGTGGAATCTCCAAAACACCAatgcacaaatatatatatacatgcatttCGCAGAAATCCAGAATCTTAAATCTTACGAGACAAGAGAGTTCAACATTACTTATAATGGTGATCAGGTTTGGGAAAGTTACTTTAGACCTAACAATCTCAGCATTACAACAATCTTTAGCAAAACAGCATTGAGTTCTTCCGATGGGTTGTTCAATTTCACTTTTACAATGACCAAAAACTCTACTCGTCCTCCACTTATCAATGGCCTTGAGGTTTATACCGTTGTAGAAAATTTACTGCCCGGGACATACCAAGATGAAG TTTCTGCTATGATGAACATCAAGAAAACATATGGATTGAGTAAAAAGATAAGTTGGCAAGGAGATCCATGTTCTCCTAAAATATATCGATGGGAAGGTGTGAATTGCAGTTATTTGGCCTCTGATCAACCTCTGATCACATCatt GAACTTGACATCGAGTGGATTGACTAGTATCATACCACATGATATATCTAATCTCATACAATTAAGGGAACT AGATCTATCAAATAATGATTTATCAGGAggaattccaaattttctagcTGATATGGAGATGTTGAAACTAAT AAACTTAAGAGGAAACCCGAAGCTGAATCTCACAGTTCCAGATTCTATTCAGAGAAGGATAACGAACAAATCTTTAACTCTACT TATAGATGAAATCCCGAGCGAAAAACTTGGTATAAAGTTTCTTTTGGTTGCTATCTTTGGATCAGTGGCTTGCGTTATCGCATTTCTAGCTATCTTTACCATATGTTTCATCTTAAGAAGGGAAAAACAGAGAG CTCCAAGTAATGAGAACAGATCAATCGGAACAAAGGAGCGGAAATTTACGTATTCCGAGATACTAAAGATGACAAATAACTTTGAGAGAGTTCTTGGTAAAGGAGGATATGGAAGAGTGTATTATGGAAACTTGGATGGCACTCAAGTAGCTGTAAAAATGCTCTTTCATTCATCAGTTGATCAAGATTATAAACATTTCAAAGCTGAG GTTGAACTACTTTTAAGAGTCCACCATACAAATTTGGTGGGACTTGTGGGTTACTGTGATGATGGAGATAACTTGGCTTTGATTTACGAATACATGGCAAACGGAGACTTGAGGGAGAATTTGTCAG GAAACCGATGTGGACATGTTCTAACTTGGGAAAACAGAATGCAAATAGCAATGGAGGCAGCACAAG GATTGGAGTACCTACATAATGGAAGTAGACCACCTATGGTCCATAGAGATGTGAAACCTACTAACATTCTGTTGAATGAGGTTTTTCAAGCGAAACTAGCCGATTTTGGACTCTCTAGATCTTCTCCGGTTGATGGGGAATCTTCTGAATCAACAATTGTTGCAGGAACACCTGGTTACTTAGACCCTGA GTACTATGGAACAAACTTGCTAAGTGAGAAGACTGATGTGTATAGCTTTGGGGTAGTTTTATTAGAAATCATCACAAACCAGCCTGTGATTGATTCAAACCGGGTGAAAGCGCATATTACAGAATGGGTTGGATTCATGCTCATGGAAGGGGACATAAGGAATATTATCGACCTGAAACTGATGGGAGAATTCGATACAAACGGTGTGTGGAAGGCGGTGGAGTTGGCTTTGGCTTGTGTAAACCCTACCTCAATCCGTAGACCAACAATGACACATGTTGTGATGGAGCTAAAAGAGTGTTTGGACTCTGAAATTGCCAGGAAACAAGGGAATCAAGAGATGTATTCAAACGATTATATTGAATTAAGCTTTTCTCCTACTTCTAGATTCTCACCTGGACCAAGGTGA